The Manihot esculenta cultivar AM560-2 chromosome 11, M.esculenta_v8, whole genome shotgun sequence genome includes a region encoding these proteins:
- the LOC110626445 gene encoding phosphoinositide phosphatase SAC2 isoform X1, which yields MDMETNWTFGKSDPNSSYLQKFRLYETRSNFYIIGRDKNRTFWRILKIDRLEPSELFILEDSTTYSESECCDLLRRIHEGNKSTGGLKFVTTCYGIVGFIKFLGPYYMLLITKRRKIGAICGHTIYAISKSEMIPIPNSSMRSNMTNSKNENRYKKLLCTMDLTRDFFFSYSYHVMHCLQKNLCSNETGQAHYETMFVWNEFLTRGIRNNLKNTLWTVALVYGFFKQVKLSVAGREFKLTLIARRSRHYAGTRYLKRGVNEKGRVANDVETEQIVFEDVPEGHPVQISSIVQDRGSIPLFWSQETSRLNIKPDIILLKKDQNYEATKLHFENLVKRYGNPIIILNLIKTHEKKPRESILRTEFANAIRYINKGLSEDKRLRFLHWDLHRHSRKATNVLSLLGKVAAYALNLTGIFYCQVTPSLRPIGFLYSSEKNDDECSLKITSNENDLRRNLDSGITNACSEDDINQSIKTPMFQNGVLRTNCIDCLDRTNVAQYACGLVALGHQLRALGFVESENIDLDNPLAEDLMGIYETMGDTLALQYGGSAAHNKIFSERRGQWKAATQSQEFFRTLQRYYSNAYMDAEKQDAINVFLGHFQPQQGKPALWELDSDQHHNVRGHGPDLVDEGARSFIKRSLSDGNLLCESDSLVTATKVVHNKAFSEEQGVCKGLSDSTPEISTCESDMSYSRYTPSMPRMQLFKDIGEEYYESDPICYDEHGDACSCSNFLDLDWLSSSGNSCEGDPFDRSIAGLSHDCLVNELKREISASESGSSSKGKYQTGADISSEDATGGFSERFLQWVTHGEALFQIS from the exons ATGGACATGGAAACTAATTGGACTTTCGGGAAATCCGACCCTAATTCAAGCTACTTGCAGAAATTCCGACTATATGAGACTCGCTCG aatttttatataataggaAGAGATAAGAACAGAACTTTTTGGAGGATTTTAAAGATTGACCGGTTAGAACCATCTGAACTATTTATTCTTGAAGATTCTACAACCTACTCAGAAAGTGAATGCTGTGACTTGCTAAGGCGAATACATGAAGGGAATAAATCAACTGGTGGACTTAAATTTGTAACTACTTGCTATGGAATAGTTG GTTTCATTAAGTTTTTGGGACCTTATTACATGTTGCTGATAACCAAAAGAAGGAAAATTGGTGCAATATGTGGCCATACAATATATGCCATCAGCAAAAGCGAGATGATTCCTATTCCAAATTCTTCTATGCGGTCCAATATGACTAATTCTAAGAATGAGAACAG ATACAAGAAGCTCCTATGCACAATGGATCTTACAAGGGACTTCTTTTTCAGCTATTCATATCATGTCATGCATTGTCTTCAAAAGAATTTATGTAGCAATGAGACAGGGCAAGCTCACTATGAAACAATGTTTGTTTGGAATGAATTTTTAACACGAGGAATCCGGAATAACCTCAAGAATACTCTATGGACAGTGGCATTAGTATATGGCTTCTTTAAACAG GTCAAACTTTCAGTAGCTGGTAGGGAATTTAAGTTGACTCTAATTGCTAGGCGATCACGACATTATGCCGGCACAAG ATATTTAAAACGCGGTGTGAATGAGAAGGGTAGGGTGGCTAATGATGTTGAGACAGAACAAATTGTGTTTGAAGATGTTCCTGAGGGACATCCAGTGCAAATAAGTTCTATTGTGCAAGATCGGGGTTCAATTCCACTTTTCTGGTCCCAGGAAACTTCACGATTGAATATTAAACCTGATATTATAT TATTGAAGAAAGACCAAAATTATGAGGCTACGAAGCTTCATTTTGAAAATCTTGTAAAGAGATATGGAAATCCAATAATcattttgaatttaataaag ACACATGAAAAGAAGCCTCGAGAAAGTATACTCCGCACCGAGTTTGCTAATGCTATCAGATACATAAATAAAGGCTTATCAGAGGATAAGCGCCTTAGGTTCCTCCACTGGGATTTGCATAGACATTCCAGAAA AGCTACCAATGTATTGTCACTTCTAGGGAAAGTGGCAGCATATGCATTGAACTTGACTGGCATCTTTTATTGTCAAGTCACACCAAGTTTAAGGCCCATTGGGTTTTTGTATTCATCTGA GAAAAATGATGATGAATGCTCTCTCAAAATTACTTCCAATGAAAATGACTTGAGAAGGAATTTGGACTCAGGAATTACCAATGCTTGTTCTGAAGATGACATAAATCAGAGTATCAAGACCCCTATGTTTCAAAATGGGGTGCTAAGGACCAATTGCATAGACTGTTTAGATCGCACAAATGTTGCCCAATATGCCTGTGGTCTGGTGGCTCTTGGTCATCAACTGCGTGCTCTTGGATTTGTAGAATCAGAAAATATTGATTTAGATAATCCGTTAGCAGAGGATTTAATGGGGATCTATGAGACAATGGGTGACACACTTGCATTACAGTATGGTGGCTCTGCTGCACACAACAAG ATATTTTCAGAAAGGAGAGGCCAGTGGAAAGCTGCAACTCAGTCCCAAGAGTTTTTTAGAACTTTACAGCGTTATTACAGTAATGCATACATGGATGCTGAAAAACAAGACGCTATTAACGT ATTCTTGGGTCACTTCCAACCACAACAGGGAAAGCCAGCATTATGGGAATTGGATTCAGATCAGCATCACAATGTTAGAGGACATGGTCCTGATTTGGTTGATGAGGGTGCTAG GTCATTCATTAAAAGGTCACTATCAGATGGCAATCTTCTTTGTGAAAGTGACTCGCTTGTAACAGCTACCAAGGTTGTACATAATAAGGCTTTTTCCGAGGAGCAAGGAGTTTGCAAGGGTCTTTCAGATTCAACTCCAGAGATCTCCACCTGTGAAAGTGATATGTCATACTCTAG GTATACTCCCTCAATGCCTCGCATGCAACTTTTTAAAGATATAGGGGAAGAATACTATGAAAGTGATCCTATTTGCTATGATGAACATGGGGATGCATGTAGTTGCTCAAATTTTCTTGACTTGGACtggctttcttcatcagggaaTTCTTGTGAAGGAGATCCTTTTGATAG GTCAATTGCTGGCCTATCACATGATTGTCTTGTGAATGAACTGAAACGCGAAATATCTGCCAGTGAGTCTGGATCTAGCTCGAAG GGAAAATATCAAACAGGGGCTGACATCTCTTCTGAAGACGCGACGGGTGGATTTTCAGAGCGGTTTCTGCAGTGGGTAACACATGGGGAGGCACTTTTCCAAATAAGTTAG
- the LOC110626445 gene encoding phosphoinositide phosphatase SAC2 isoform X2 — MLLITKRRKIGAICGHTIYAISKSEMIPIPNSSMRSNMTNSKNENRYKKLLCTMDLTRDFFFSYSYHVMHCLQKNLCSNETGQAHYETMFVWNEFLTRGIRNNLKNTLWTVALVYGFFKQVKLSVAGREFKLTLIARRSRHYAGTRYLKRGVNEKGRVANDVETEQIVFEDVPEGHPVQISSIVQDRGSIPLFWSQETSRLNIKPDIILLKKDQNYEATKLHFENLVKRYGNPIIILNLIKTHEKKPRESILRTEFANAIRYINKGLSEDKRLRFLHWDLHRHSRKATNVLSLLGKVAAYALNLTGIFYCQVTPSLRPIGFLYSSEKNDDECSLKITSNENDLRRNLDSGITNACSEDDINQSIKTPMFQNGVLRTNCIDCLDRTNVAQYACGLVALGHQLRALGFVESENIDLDNPLAEDLMGIYETMGDTLALQYGGSAAHNKIFSERRGQWKAATQSQEFFRTLQRYYSNAYMDAEKQDAINVFLGHFQPQQGKPALWELDSDQHHNVRGHGPDLVDEGARSFIKRSLSDGNLLCESDSLVTATKVVHNKAFSEEQGVCKGLSDSTPEISTCESDMSYSRYTPSMPRMQLFKDIGEEYYESDPICYDEHGDACSCSNFLDLDWLSSSGNSCEGDPFDRSIAGLSHDCLVNELKREISASESGSSSKGKYQTGADISSEDATGGFSERFLQWVTHGEALFQIS, encoded by the exons ATGTTGCTGATAACCAAAAGAAGGAAAATTGGTGCAATATGTGGCCATACAATATATGCCATCAGCAAAAGCGAGATGATTCCTATTCCAAATTCTTCTATGCGGTCCAATATGACTAATTCTAAGAATGAGAACAG ATACAAGAAGCTCCTATGCACAATGGATCTTACAAGGGACTTCTTTTTCAGCTATTCATATCATGTCATGCATTGTCTTCAAAAGAATTTATGTAGCAATGAGACAGGGCAAGCTCACTATGAAACAATGTTTGTTTGGAATGAATTTTTAACACGAGGAATCCGGAATAACCTCAAGAATACTCTATGGACAGTGGCATTAGTATATGGCTTCTTTAAACAG GTCAAACTTTCAGTAGCTGGTAGGGAATTTAAGTTGACTCTAATTGCTAGGCGATCACGACATTATGCCGGCACAAG ATATTTAAAACGCGGTGTGAATGAGAAGGGTAGGGTGGCTAATGATGTTGAGACAGAACAAATTGTGTTTGAAGATGTTCCTGAGGGACATCCAGTGCAAATAAGTTCTATTGTGCAAGATCGGGGTTCAATTCCACTTTTCTGGTCCCAGGAAACTTCACGATTGAATATTAAACCTGATATTATAT TATTGAAGAAAGACCAAAATTATGAGGCTACGAAGCTTCATTTTGAAAATCTTGTAAAGAGATATGGAAATCCAATAATcattttgaatttaataaag ACACATGAAAAGAAGCCTCGAGAAAGTATACTCCGCACCGAGTTTGCTAATGCTATCAGATACATAAATAAAGGCTTATCAGAGGATAAGCGCCTTAGGTTCCTCCACTGGGATTTGCATAGACATTCCAGAAA AGCTACCAATGTATTGTCACTTCTAGGGAAAGTGGCAGCATATGCATTGAACTTGACTGGCATCTTTTATTGTCAAGTCACACCAAGTTTAAGGCCCATTGGGTTTTTGTATTCATCTGA GAAAAATGATGATGAATGCTCTCTCAAAATTACTTCCAATGAAAATGACTTGAGAAGGAATTTGGACTCAGGAATTACCAATGCTTGTTCTGAAGATGACATAAATCAGAGTATCAAGACCCCTATGTTTCAAAATGGGGTGCTAAGGACCAATTGCATAGACTGTTTAGATCGCACAAATGTTGCCCAATATGCCTGTGGTCTGGTGGCTCTTGGTCATCAACTGCGTGCTCTTGGATTTGTAGAATCAGAAAATATTGATTTAGATAATCCGTTAGCAGAGGATTTAATGGGGATCTATGAGACAATGGGTGACACACTTGCATTACAGTATGGTGGCTCTGCTGCACACAACAAG ATATTTTCAGAAAGGAGAGGCCAGTGGAAAGCTGCAACTCAGTCCCAAGAGTTTTTTAGAACTTTACAGCGTTATTACAGTAATGCATACATGGATGCTGAAAAACAAGACGCTATTAACGT ATTCTTGGGTCACTTCCAACCACAACAGGGAAAGCCAGCATTATGGGAATTGGATTCAGATCAGCATCACAATGTTAGAGGACATGGTCCTGATTTGGTTGATGAGGGTGCTAG GTCATTCATTAAAAGGTCACTATCAGATGGCAATCTTCTTTGTGAAAGTGACTCGCTTGTAACAGCTACCAAGGTTGTACATAATAAGGCTTTTTCCGAGGAGCAAGGAGTTTGCAAGGGTCTTTCAGATTCAACTCCAGAGATCTCCACCTGTGAAAGTGATATGTCATACTCTAG GTATACTCCCTCAATGCCTCGCATGCAACTTTTTAAAGATATAGGGGAAGAATACTATGAAAGTGATCCTATTTGCTATGATGAACATGGGGATGCATGTAGTTGCTCAAATTTTCTTGACTTGGACtggctttcttcatcagggaaTTCTTGTGAAGGAGATCCTTTTGATAG GTCAATTGCTGGCCTATCACATGATTGTCTTGTGAATGAACTGAAACGCGAAATATCTGCCAGTGAGTCTGGATCTAGCTCGAAG GGAAAATATCAAACAGGGGCTGACATCTCTTCTGAAGACGCGACGGGTGGATTTTCAGAGCGGTTTCTGCAGTGGGTAACACATGGGGAGGCACTTTTCCAAATAAGTTAG